The window TCTCGAAAGCCGCGGCGGAAGCCGTCGCCCGGCAGTTCGCTGCCGACCTCGACGCGGCCGTCGGCGTACTCGATTTGGGTCAGGTCGAAACCGAACTGACGAACCACGCCGAGGGCCGCGCCCCCGAAGACGTCGCGCCGATGGTCTGGTGGGCCGCCGGCGAGGCGGACGCCGAAACCGTCGACGGAGCGGTTGTCGGCCTCGGAGAATGGAAGCAGGCGACGCGCTGATTACTCGCCGAGGGATTCGGCGGCGGTCTGGCCGCCGCGGACGACGAGGACGGGGCCCACGGAGGCTGCGGCCACCCGTTCGGCTTCGTCGCCGCGGAGGAACGTCGACAGCGAGGGGGCTCGCTCGCCGATGACGATGGCGTCGTGGCCCGGGACGGCCTCTATCAGGGCCTCGAACGGCTGGCCCGAAACGACGACGTCCGTCTCGGTGGTGATGCCTGCCTCTCCGAGGCGGGTAGCCGCCTTTTCCAGCAGGGCGTCGGCGCCGTCGGCCTCGCTGGCAAGGAAGAGCGTGACCGTAATGTCGCGGTCCCCGACGAGTTCGGTGACGAAATCGAGGATGCGGTCGACGGCCACGTCGCCGGCCAGCGGCACGAGCAGGCGGTCGACGTCGCCGGTCGCGCCCGTGAGGGCATAGGCCCGAGCGTTCACGTCGTCGGCGACCCGGTCGACCGTCTGCT of the Natronomonas halophila genome contains:
- a CDS encoding universal stress protein — protein: MTRVLVPVEILEGESVSYGLMNLLGTMDVTVLGYHVLPEQTPPDQAREQFEERAVSALDDLAEEFREAGGAAESRLVFTHDREQTVDRVADDVNARAYALTGATGDVDRLLVPLAGDVAVDRILDFVTELVGDRDITVTLFLASEADGADALLEKAATRLGEAGITTETDVVVSGQPFEALIEAVPGHDAIVIGERAPSLSTFLRGDEAERVAAASVGPVLVVRGGQTAAESLGE